In Cryptomeria japonica chromosome 10, Sugi_1.0, whole genome shotgun sequence, a genomic segment contains:
- the LOC131046613 gene encoding non-specific lipid-transfer protein, protein MARAMEGSCGLKLGFFVVVIIGVVVVGMSGRVEGAISCSTVVTDVTPCLSYVTGSDAQPTQGCCSGIKSLNAAAATTDDRRSACNCIKSAASSSNADYDKVGKMPGLCGVKLGYTITPSLNCNTIP, encoded by the exons ATGGCAAGGGCAATGGAGGGCAGTTGTGGGTTGAAATTAGGTTTCTTTGTAGTGGTGATAATTGGCGTTGTGGTGGTGGGAATGAGCGGCAGAGTGGAGGGCGCAATATCGTGCTCAACGGTGGTGACTGATGTAACTCCATGCTTGTCTTACGTTACAGGGAGCGACGCTCAGCCCACGCAGGGATGCTGTAGTGGTATTAAGTCTCTCAATGCCGCCGCCGCAACTACGGATGATAGGCGATCTGCATGCAATTGCATTAAGTCTGCTGCGTCGTCGTCCAACGCTGACTATGATAAGGTCGGCAAGATGCCTGGTCTCTGTGGGGTGAAGCTTGGCTATACCATAACGCCCTCTCTTAACTGTAACAC GATTCCCTGA
- the LOC131046611 gene encoding non-specific lipid-transfer protein: MARAMEGSNVSKLVFLVVAIISAVVVGMSGEVQGAISCSTVVSDLTPCLNYVAGSAAQPTRGCCNGVKSLNAAAKTTADRRSACNCIKSAAASSKANYNKVGKLPGLCGVKLGYTITPSINCNTIP, encoded by the exons ATGGCAAGAGCAATGGAGGGCAGTAATGTGAGCAAATTAGTTTTCTTAGTGGTGGCGATAATTAGCGCTGTGGTGGTGGGAATGAGCGGTGAGGTGCAGGGCGCAATATCATGCTCAACGGTGGTGTCTGATTTAACTCCGTGCCTCAACTACGTGGCGGGAAGCGCCGCTCAGCCGACGCGGGGGTGCTGTAATGGCGTTAAGTCTCTCAACGCCGCCGCTAAAACTACGGCTGATCGGCGGTCAGCATGCAATTGCATTAAGTCTGCTGCGGCGTCCAGCAAAGCTAACTATAATAAGGTTGGGAAGCTGCCTGGTCTCTGTGGGGTTAAGCTCGGCTATACCATCACACCCTCGATTAACTGCAACAC GATTCCCTGA